Proteins encoded within one genomic window of Kibdelosporangium phytohabitans:
- a CDS encoding DUF2382 domain-containing protein, whose amino-acid sequence MRPQELVGTEVYDPKGERVGKVATVYLSEESQQPEWVTVHTGLFGHKESFVPLAGAQSATDGLHVNWGKDKIKEAPRIDADGHLSAQESMNLYDYYGIPVQRAGEPGGQGQRGKMPQDRQTQKQARGGQQGRQDEQVMTRSEEQLKVGTQRVETGRVRLRKHVVTEEQQVTVPVSHEEIRIEREPVDPRRAGKTEIGEDEQEIVLHADKPVVAKESVPVEQVRVRTEEVTEQQQIRDKVRKEQIDVDQPRPGSVK is encoded by the coding sequence ATGCGACCGCAGGAGCTCGTGGGCACTGAGGTGTACGACCCCAAAGGGGAGCGCGTCGGCAAAGTCGCGACGGTGTACCTGAGCGAGGAGTCACAGCAGCCGGAGTGGGTCACGGTCCACACCGGCCTGTTCGGGCACAAGGAGAGCTTCGTGCCGCTGGCAGGCGCGCAGTCGGCGACCGACGGGCTGCACGTCAACTGGGGCAAGGACAAGATCAAGGAAGCGCCCCGGATCGACGCGGACGGGCACCTTTCCGCGCAGGAGAGCATGAACCTGTACGACTACTACGGCATCCCCGTGCAGCGCGCGGGTGAACCGGGCGGCCAGGGCCAGCGGGGCAAGATGCCGCAGGACCGCCAGACCCAGAAGCAGGCCAGGGGCGGCCAGCAGGGACGCCAGGACGAGCAGGTGATGACCCGCTCCGAGGAGCAGCTGAAGGTCGGCACGCAGCGTGTCGAGACCGGCCGGGTCCGGCTGCGCAAGCACGTGGTGACCGAGGAGCAGCAGGTCACCGTGCCGGTGTCGCACGAGGAGATCCGGATCGAGCGGGAGCCGGTCGACCCGCGCCGCGCGGGCAAGACCGAGATCGGCGAGGACGAGCAGGAGATCGTCCTGCACGCCGACAAGCCCGTGGTCGCCAAGGAGTCCGTGCCGGTGGAGCAGGTCCGGGTGCGCACCGAGGAAGTGACCGAGCAGCAGCAGATCCGCGACAAGGTCCGCAAGGAGCAGATTGACGTCGACCAGCCGCGGCCCGGCAGCGTGAAGTGA